One window of Manihot esculenta cultivar AM560-2 chromosome 17, M.esculenta_v8, whole genome shotgun sequence genomic DNA carries:
- the LOC110605238 gene encoding DNA (cytosine-5)-methyltransferase DRM2 translates to MGGDSVCADDDNFDWDSEDEREIDNHGLSSSSTLTLPAEATASSAEASSSVGSSGSKLIDHFVGMGFPEKMVAEAIQENGEDNTDLILETLLKCSARSSASSSGSKVIDHFIAMGFDAELVSKAIQENGEGNTDRILETLLTYSAIEKSPEEQQPVDSDHWSSDYDGSFLDDFSDIDSSGSEEIAKSEPDEGNTLLFLARMGYTVDEASIAMERCGPDATIAELTDFICAAQMAKAADASLPEEKPKLKHFDEDYPKHKKRSYYEYDIWKKKQRMRLEKKMLPGDDEMIRLPNPMIGFGVPTDPAIVTHRTLPEAAIGPPYFYYENVALAPKGVWTTISRFLYDVEPEFVDSKYFCASARKRGYVHNLPIQNRFPLVPLPPHSIHEALPLTKKWWPSWDTRTKLNCLQTCIGSAKLTDRIRKAVEDYDGEPPLSVQKFVLDQCRKWNLVWVGRNKVAPLEPDEVEMLLGFPRNHTRGGGISRTDRYKSLGNSFQVDTVAYHLSVLKELFPGGINLLSLFSGIGGAEVGLHRLGIRLKNVVSVEISEVNRNIVRCWWEQTNQTGNLIDIEDVQQLNADRLEQLMSSFGGFDLVVGGSPCNNLAGSNRHHRDGLEGKESSLFFDYCRILDLVKCIMTRN, encoded by the exons ATG GGTGGAGATTCTGTTTGTGCGGATGATGACAATTTTGACTGGGACAGTGAAGATGAGCGAGAAATTGACAATCATGGACTGTCTTCTTCGTCGACTCTCACACTTCCTGCAGAAGCGACAGCAAGCTCAGCAGAG GCAAGCTCATCAGTAGGCTCTTCTGGTTCCAAGTTGATAGATCATTTTGTAGGGATGGGGTTTCCTGAAAAAATGGTTGCTGAAGCAATTCAAGAAAATG GAGAGGACAATACCGATTTGATACTTGAAACTCTTCTTAAATGCTCG GCAAGATCATCTGCAAGCTCTTCTGGCTCCAAGGTGATTGATCATTTTATTGCGATGGGATTTGATGCAGAATTGGTTTCCAAAGCAATTCAGGAAAACG GAGAGGGAAATACAGATAGAATTTTGGAAACTCTCCTCACATACTCG GCAATTGAAAAATCTCCTGAAGAACAGCAGCCTGTTGACTCTGATCACTGGTCTTCAGATTATGATGGGAGCTTTCTGGATGATTTTTCAGACATAGATAGCTCTGGAAGTGAG GAAATTGCAAAATCTGAGCCTGATGAAGGGAATACTTTGCTGTTCTTAGCAAGGATGGGTTACACAGTAGATGAGGCATCAATAGCAATGGAGAGATGTG GACCAGATGCCACAATAGCAGAGCTAACAGATTTCATCTGTGCTGCTCAAATGGCAAAGGCAGCTGATGCGTCCTTGCCAGAAGAGAAG CCAAAGCTCAAGCATTTTGATGAAGATTATCCTAAACATAAGAAGAGGAGTTATTATGAATATGATATATGGAAGAAGAAACAGCGCATGAGATTGGAGAAGAAGATGCTTCCAGGAGATGATGAGATGATTCGTCTCCCAAATCCAATGATTGGGTTTGGGGTCCCTACTGATCCTGCTATTGTAACTCATAgaacactgccagaagctgctaTTGGACCTCCCTATTTTTACTATGAAAATGTAGCACTTGCTCCGAAAGGGGTTTGGACCACTATTTCACGGTTCTTATATGATGTGGAACCGGAATTTGTTGATTCAAAATATTTCTGTGCTTCTGCAAGAAAAAGGGGCTATGTTCACAATCTTCCTATCCAAAACAGATTTCCCCTCGTTCCTCTTCCTCCACACAGCATACATGAAGCACTGCCTTTGACAAAGAAATGGTGGCCTTCATGGGACACGAGGACAAAACTAAATTGCTTGCAGACTTGCATTGGGAGTGCAAAATTGACAGATAGGATCCGCAAAGCTGTGGAGGACTATGATGGAGAGCCGCCTTTATCAGTACAGAAGTTTGTTCTTGATCAATGTCGTAAATGGAATTTGGTATGGGTTGGCCGGAATAAAGTTGCTCCGCTCGAACCAGATGAAGTAGAAATGCTTTTGGGTTTCCCGAGAAACCATACGAGGGGAGGTGGAATAAGTAGGACTGATAGATATAAATCACTTGGTAACTCATTCCAG GTTGATACTGTTGCATACCATCTGTCAGTTTTGAAAGAGTTGTTCCCTGGAGGTATCAATctcctctctcttttttctGGGATTGGTGGTGCCGAAGTTGGTCTTCATCGGCTTGGCATTCGATTGAAGAACGTTGTTTCTGTTGAGATTTCAGAAGTAAACAGAAATATTGTGAGGTGCTGGTGGGAGCAAACCAATCAGACAGGGAACTTGATTGACATCGAGGATGTGCAACAACTGAATGCTGATCGATTAGAGCAATTGATGAGCTCGTTTGGCGGATTTGATCTTGTTGTTGGTGGGAGTCCTTGCAATAATCTTGCGGGTAGCAACAGACACCACCGTGATGGGCTGGAGGGTAAAGAatcctctcttttctttgattaCTGTCGCATTCTGGACTTGGTCAAGTGTATAATGACTAGAAATTGA
- the LOC110604510 gene encoding tRNA (adenine(58)-N(1))-methyltransferase catalytic subunit TRMT61A, giving the protein MLLIDPSKKLSFTQYIRDGDLVIVYEKHDSMKAIKACETSVLQNRFGVFKHSDWIGKPFGSKVFSNKGGFVYLLAPTPELWTMVLSHRTQILYIADISFVITYLEIVPGCLVLESGTGSGSLTTSLARAVAPTGHVYTFDFHEQRAASAREDFEKTGVSSLVTVGVRDIQGEGFPDEYSGLADSVFLDLPQPWLAIPSAGKMLKQDGILCSFSPCIEQVQRSCETLRSNFTDIRTFEVLLRMYEVREGKMDCGQGDEGVSLGSPPYKRRQCSNESRKVHENTSSPVVMARPCGESRGHTGYLTFARLKCH; this is encoded by the exons GTCTATGAGAAGCATGATTCAATGAAGGCTATTAAAGCATGTGAGACTTCAGTGCTCCAGAACCGTTTTGGTGTATTTAAACATTCAGACTGGATTGGAAAGCCTTTTGGGTCCAAAGTGTTTAGCAACAAGGGTGGATTTGTCTACTTATTAGCTCCAACACCTGAACTATGGACTATGGTTTTAAGCCACAGGACTCAGATTCTTTATATTGCTGATATTTCCTTTGTGATTACATACTTAGAGATAGTTCCTGGTTGTTTGGTACTTGAGTCTGGTACTGGTAGTGGATCTTTAACAACCTCGCTTGCAAGGGCTGTGGCTCCTACAGGACATGTTTATACATTTGATTTCCATGAACAAAGGGCTGCTTCAGCAAG ggaAGATTTTGAGAAGACAGGAGTAAGCAGCTTAGTCACAGTTGGAGTTAGAGACATTCAGGGTGAGGGGTTTCCAGATGAATACTCTGGGTTGGCTGATTCTGTATTTCTGGATCTACCTCAACCATGGCTGGCCATTCCTTCTGCTGGGAAAATGTTGAAACAAGATGGGATTTTGTGCTCTTTCTCACCATGCATTGAGCAAGTACAACGCTCTTGCGAAACTCTCAGATCAAATTTTACGG ACATAAGGACATTCGAGGTTCTCCTTCGGATGTACGAAGTTCGTGAAGGCAAAATGGATTGTGGGCAGGGCGATGAAGGTGTTTCTCTCGGATCTCCTCCTTACAAGCGAAGGCAGTGTTCGAATGAAAGCCGTAAAGTGCATGAAAATACTAGTTCTCCTGTAGTCATGGCTAGGCCTTGTGGTGAATCTAGAGGGCACACTGGCTATTTGACATTTGCAAGACTCAAATGTCATTGA